In one Mycobacteroides chelonae genomic region, the following are encoded:
- a CDS encoding error-prone DNA polymerase, with protein sequence MGWSQGPPTWAEMERVLDGRPNRHAPPGDGGDGPAWSRKRPPYEPPTRERGRSAVPYAELHAHSAFSFLDGASLPEEMAQEAARLDLKALAITDHDGFYGVVRFAEAAKELGLPTVFGAELSLGGQGNTEDSVHLLVLARGQEGYRRLSRQMATAHLSGGTSKDRKGKPRYDLDALTEAAGGHWHILTGCRKGHVRRALAAGGSVAAEAALADLVGRFGADRVSIEISRHGHPDEDDHNAELSALAPRFGVGVIATTAAHFATPESGRLAMAMAAVRARKSLDDAAGWLEPVGGAHLRSGDEMARLFSHCPEVVTAAAELGEACAFDLRLIAPQLPPFDVPSGHTEDSWLRHLALEGAARRYGPRAGAQKAYAQIERELEIIAQLNFPGYFLVVHDITQFCRRSDILCQGRGSAANSAVCYALGVTNVDPVANGLLFERFLSPARDGPPDIDIDIESDEREQAIQYVYNKYGREYAAQVANVITYRGRMAVRDMAKALGFAQGQQDAWSKQLGHWGGLADAAEVDGIPSQVIDLAQQIKNFPRHMGIHSGGMVICDRPLADVVPVEWARMENRSVLQWDKDDCAAVGLVKFDLLGLGMLSALHYCIDLVREHKSIEVDLAHIDLSEAAVYEMLARADSVGVFQVESRAQMATLPRLKPTCFYDLVVEVALIRPGPIQGGSVHPYIRRYNKIDKDWEHDHPSMAAALDKTLGVPLFQEQLMQLAVDVAGFSPAESDQLRRAMGSKRSPERMERLRSRFYEGMRNLHGITGELADRIYEKLYAFANFGFPESHAQSFASLVFYSSWFKLHHPAAFCAALLRAQPMGFYSPQSLVADARRHGVTVHGPDVNASLSYATLENAGLEVRIGLGAVRHIGSDLAHAIVEERKTHGPFASLLDLTGRIQLTTAQVEALATGGALGCFGMSRREALWVAGAAAAQRPDRLPGVGVSSRVPVLPPMGEVTQAAADVWATGVTPDAYPTQFLRKQLDELGVVPARGLFDVPDGSRVLVAGAVTHRQRPATAAGVTFINLEDETGMVNVVCSVGLWARYRKLAVTAQALIIRGQVQNASGAITVVADQLRPLDLRIRSASRDFR encoded by the coding sequence ATGGGCTGGTCGCAAGGTCCCCCGACGTGGGCCGAAATGGAGCGGGTGCTTGATGGGCGCCCCAACCGTCACGCGCCTCCGGGGGATGGCGGGGACGGTCCGGCGTGGAGCCGGAAACGCCCGCCCTATGAACCGCCCACTCGTGAGCGCGGCCGGTCGGCGGTGCCGTACGCGGAGCTGCACGCGCATTCGGCGTTTAGCTTTCTAGACGGTGCCAGCCTGCCCGAGGAGATGGCGCAGGAGGCCGCGCGGCTTGACCTCAAGGCGCTAGCCATCACCGACCACGATGGTTTCTACGGAGTTGTCCGTTTCGCGGAAGCGGCCAAGGAGCTCGGCCTGCCCACCGTGTTCGGTGCGGAACTTTCTCTTGGCGGGCAGGGTAATACGGAGGATTCGGTACACCTGCTGGTGCTGGCGCGGGGCCAGGAGGGGTATCGGCGGTTGTCGCGGCAAATGGCCACCGCGCACTTGTCGGGAGGAACGTCAAAAGACCGAAAGGGTAAGCCGCGCTATGACCTTGACGCGCTTACCGAGGCAGCGGGTGGGCACTGGCACATCCTGACCGGGTGCCGTAAGGGGCATGTGCGACGGGCACTTGCCGCCGGTGGCTCGGTTGCGGCTGAGGCGGCACTGGCCGATCTGGTCGGCCGGTTCGGTGCCGACCGTGTCAGCATCGAGATCAGCAGGCATGGCCACCCGGATGAGGATGACCACAACGCGGAGCTTTCCGCATTGGCTCCGCGGTTCGGTGTCGGTGTCATCGCTACCACCGCAGCGCATTTCGCCACACCCGAGAGTGGGCGCCTGGCCATGGCAATGGCGGCGGTGCGCGCGCGTAAGAGCCTCGATGATGCGGCGGGATGGTTGGAGCCGGTGGGGGGTGCGCATCTGCGTTCGGGAGATGAGATGGCGCGGCTGTTCTCGCATTGCCCGGAGGTGGTGACGGCGGCCGCCGAGTTGGGGGAGGCGTGTGCTTTCGATCTGCGACTCATTGCCCCGCAATTGCCGCCGTTCGACGTCCCGTCCGGCCATACCGAGGACAGCTGGTTGCGGCATCTGGCCCTCGAAGGTGCCGCGCGTCGGTACGGTCCCCGGGCGGGGGCGCAGAAGGCTTACGCTCAAATCGAGCGCGAGCTGGAAATCATTGCCCAACTCAATTTTCCGGGCTACTTCCTGGTGGTGCATGACATCACCCAGTTCTGCCGTCGCAGCGACATCCTGTGCCAGGGGCGCGGCTCTGCCGCCAACTCGGCGGTCTGCTACGCGCTCGGGGTCACCAATGTCGACCCGGTGGCCAATGGTCTGCTATTTGAACGGTTCCTATCGCCTGCTCGCGACGGCCCGCCGGACATCGACATCGATATCGAATCGGACGAAAGGGAACAGGCCATCCAGTACGTCTACAACAAGTACGGCCGCGAGTATGCGGCGCAGGTGGCCAATGTGATCACCTATCGTGGCCGAATGGCCGTGCGGGACATGGCTAAGGCTCTAGGGTTCGCGCAGGGGCAGCAGGACGCCTGGAGCAAGCAACTCGGGCACTGGGGCGGCTTGGCCGACGCGGCGGAGGTTGACGGCATTCCGTCGCAGGTGATCGACCTGGCTCAGCAGATCAAGAATTTTCCCCGGCACATGGGCATTCACTCCGGCGGCATGGTCATCTGCGATCGCCCGCTGGCCGATGTGGTGCCCGTCGAATGGGCGCGCATGGAGAACCGTAGCGTGCTGCAATGGGATAAAGATGATTGTGCGGCAGTGGGTTTGGTTAAGTTCGACCTACTCGGCCTTGGCATGCTCTCTGCGCTGCACTATTGCATCGACCTGGTCCGCGAACACAAGAGCATCGAGGTGGACCTGGCCCATATCGACCTCTCTGAGGCGGCGGTCTACGAGATGCTGGCCCGCGCCGATTCGGTGGGGGTCTTCCAGGTGGAGTCGCGCGCCCAGATGGCCACGCTGCCCCGCCTGAAGCCCACGTGTTTCTATGACTTGGTGGTGGAGGTGGCCCTGATCCGGCCGGGACCCATCCAGGGTGGCTCAGTCCATCCGTATATCCGGCGATACAACAAGATCGACAAAGATTGGGAGCATGACCATCCCTCGATGGCGGCTGCGTTGGATAAAACTCTGGGAGTGCCGCTGTTTCAGGAACAGCTGATGCAACTCGCCGTCGATGTCGCGGGGTTCAGCCCCGCCGAATCCGATCAGCTGCGCCGGGCTATGGGATCCAAGCGGTCGCCGGAACGGATGGAAAGGCTGCGGAGCAGATTCTATGAGGGCATGCGGAACCTGCATGGCATCACCGGAGAGCTGGCCGACCGCATCTACGAAAAGCTCTACGCCTTTGCCAATTTCGGCTTTCCGGAAAGCCACGCGCAGAGCTTCGCTTCGTTGGTGTTCTATTCGTCTTGGTTCAAGCTGCATCATCCGGCCGCATTCTGCGCGGCGCTGCTGCGTGCACAGCCCATGGGTTTCTATTCGCCGCAGTCCTTGGTGGCCGATGCTCGTCGGCACGGTGTCACCGTGCACGGTCCCGATGTGAATGCCAGCTTGTCCTATGCGACGTTGGAGAATGCCGGCCTGGAGGTGCGGATCGGGCTGGGCGCCGTCCGCCACATCGGAAGCGACCTGGCTCACGCCATTGTCGAGGAACGAAAAACGCATGGCCCGTTCGCTTCTCTGCTCGATCTGACCGGTCGCATCCAATTGACTACGGCGCAGGTCGAGGCGCTGGCCACTGGAGGGGCGCTGGGTTGTTTCGGCATGTCCCGGCGTGAGGCGCTGTGGGTTGCGGGTGCGGCCGCTGCGCAGCGCCCCGACCGGTTACCCGGAGTCGGGGTGTCCTCCCGGGTTCCGGTGCTGCCGCCGATGGGGGAGGTGACTCAGGCTGCTGCCGATGTGTGGGCCACCGGAGTCACCCCCGACGCGTATCCCACCCAGTTCCTGCGGAAACAGCTCGACGAGCTGGGTGTCGTTCCGGCCAGGGGGCTCTTCGATGTGCCGGACGGGTCGCGGGTGTTGGTGGCGGGGGCGGTCACCCATCGTCAGCGGCCTGCCACCGCAGCCGGGGTCACGTTCATCAATCTTGAGGACGAGACGGGAATGGTGAATGTGGTGTGCTCGGTGGGGCTGTGGGCGCGGTACCGCAAGCTGGCGGTGACCGCGCAGGCGCTGATCATTCGTGGCCAGGTGCAGAATGCCAGCGGAGCCATCACCGTGGTGGCCGATCAGCTGCGACCACTGGACCTGCGTATCAGATCCGCCTCGCGGGACTTCCGTTAG
- a CDS encoding alpha/beta hydrolase, which translates to MPHHGNYTPEKVTFPSHGEDIVGVVHRPSGDGPFPAVVLLGPYSFEKEQAPIHYATRLADEGFLALAFDPRTVGESGGTPRRLENPKMKNEDAVAAIDYLLTRDDVDASRIFGAGVCQGGPEMLDIASYDDRIKAVASVTGYYRDRETDLFMIAAGVSENPFDPATAPTTEQLEALLDARLERARDAKTRYEQTGEVIYAPLVSPDLGDPVAGSDAGLPGPLVWSWYGSWTLKGWENRYAIMSDLDHFDYSTVPGAAKLDKPALVIHSDTCMNPAAARRHFESIPSDDKKLIWENGTNHFQYYDQPDIVDRTVGHIADWFNSHLA; encoded by the coding sequence ATGCCACACCACGGCAACTACACGCCCGAGAAGGTCACCTTCCCCTCGCATGGCGAGGACATCGTCGGTGTCGTCCACCGCCCTTCCGGTGACGGCCCCTTCCCTGCGGTGGTCCTGCTGGGCCCGTACTCGTTCGAGAAGGAGCAGGCCCCGATTCACTACGCCACCCGTCTGGCCGACGAGGGTTTCCTGGCGCTGGCTTTCGACCCGCGCACCGTGGGCGAGAGCGGCGGCACCCCGCGCCGCCTCGAGAATCCGAAGATGAAGAACGAGGACGCGGTAGCGGCCATCGACTACCTGCTCACGCGCGACGACGTCGACGCATCGCGCATCTTCGGGGCCGGCGTCTGCCAAGGCGGACCCGAAATGCTCGACATCGCCTCATACGACGACCGGATCAAGGCCGTTGCCTCGGTGACCGGTTACTACCGCGATCGCGAGACCGATCTGTTCATGATCGCCGCGGGTGTCAGCGAGAACCCCTTCGATCCGGCTACCGCACCCACCACCGAACAACTGGAAGCGCTACTGGATGCCCGGCTCGAGCGGGCACGCGATGCCAAGACCCGGTACGAGCAGACCGGCGAAGTCATCTACGCGCCCCTGGTCTCTCCTGACCTGGGCGACCCCGTCGCCGGGTCTGATGCCGGGCTGCCCGGCCCACTGGTGTGGAGCTGGTACGGATCGTGGACGCTCAAGGGCTGGGAGAACCGTTACGCCATCATGAGCGACCTCGACCACTTCGACTACAGCACCGTGCCCGGTGCCGCCAAGCTCGACAAACCCGCATTGGTGATCCACTCCGACACCTGCATGAACCCGGCGGCGGCCCGGCGGCACTTCGAGTCGATCCCCTCCGACGACAAGAAGCTCATCTGGGAGAACGGCACCAACCACTTCCAGTACTACGACCAGCCCGACATCGTCGACCGCACCGTCGGCCACATCGCCGACTGGTTCAACAGCCACCTGGCCTGA